The Calliphora vicina chromosome 3, idCalVici1.1, whole genome shotgun sequence genome contains a region encoding:
- the LOC135954772 gene encoding myb-like protein D, with protein sequence NNNNNNNNNNNNNNNNNNNNNNNNNNNNNNNNNNNNNNNNNNNNNNNNNNNNNNNNNNNNNNNNNNNNNNNNNNNNNNNNNNNNNNNNNNNNNNNNNNNNNNNNNNNNNNNNNNNNNNNNNNNNNNNNNNNNNNNNNNNNNNNNNNNNNNNNNNNNNNNNNNNNNNNNNNN encoded by the coding sequence aataataataataataataataataataataataataataataataataataataataataataataataataataataataataataataataataataataataataataataataataataataataataataataataataataataataataataataataataataataataataataataataataataataataataataataataataataataataataataataataataataataataataataataataataataataataataataataataataataataataataataataataataataataataataataataataataataataataataataataataataataataataataataataataataataataataataataataataataataataataataataataataataataataataataataataataataataataataataataataataataataataataataataataataataataataat